A single genomic interval of Streptomyces sp. BA2 harbors:
- a CDS encoding sensor histidine kinase yields the protein MQGRFKRDGSSAAAEPERGGTDRGSSAQHAQNPGQVPSGDNGPGAVRGAGGVSLPTASPASGSTTGTVKSPTGPGSRIALRNWRISTRLVSLLALPVITATSLGALRINESMDEIQQLNNMKLLTDMTKRATELASALQEERDRSAGPLAHGANSSDYVVKGARQKTDRAYNRFLQETQDLDNTDGDKGLLGVRANTVEITQQLQKINDVRKNAYDDENSTSQTVDAYSQLIEQLLTLSSDMAQATSNPDMIQRTRALTAFSSAKEYASVQRAVIAASLPAGDNTFGKISETDRRYGWSALDKENSELDAFKGIYSGNPDELTKPIDGGNSSIKGADSYAKRVLEQEGGIKLQDKRSYKDWVDNDTTKIDAMSKIELTLLNEMEQKARELRNESEQAAILNGALILLVLGVSLVGAFVVARSMIRSLRRLQDTATKVAQDRLPELVKQLSEADPQDVDTSVESVGVHSRDEIGQVAAAFDDVHREAVRLAAEQALLRGNVNAMFTNLSRRSQGLIQRQLSLISELESREADPDQLSSLFKLDHLATRMRRNGENLLVLAGEEPGRRWTRPVPLVDVLRAAASEVEQYERIELSAVPTTEVAGRVVNDLVHLLAELLENATSFSSPQTKVKVTGHALPDGRVLIEIHDTGIGLSPEDLAAINERLASPPTVDVSVSRRMGLFVVGRLSQRHGIRIQLRPSDSGGTTALVMLPIDVAQGGKKAPNKPGAPAPGQSGGPVAAQASAGAAAARRGVGAGNGGGNGAPGSGPAGSQGRLGAGPPRGQVTGSGPRAALPSRDGGPRAGSPSAPAGPSGQQPPRQGQPGQGASAGTGGSLFGGGQGGQGGQAGQGGGRGQASAPQPPVPQQRTNPVNPAGPAKPSGPANDAGGQGHRPQLPPRGGPRAELPGGNPQPRVPSWSDENAQPQISREPFDTPRGHEEPESTGQFPHPAAGASAQGPGSTAEFARPDFNGPPPGTGSPQQGGQGQQGTGQFVRPDVFGGQDSSSSSGTGQFQRPGTSAPGYNNGGTPGAGAPQQQRGGRDAGDAPGRGQGPAQGQGPAQGQGPGQGQGQGPGQQGLPPVPQQPSQPQQPVQPEGLPPAGPGDGRTPLFDTLETNWFQQQQQQQQGHQPPQGSAPEQQQPQRPQRPQASSPSSPLPSRPQAQRPQAQQPQNPAAPQRPAPASNGTGGGTGGNVTNGSAASWRTSPNDELGRQAERVRQPSAGGVTTSGLPRRVPRANLVAGTAQQQQDSTGPQVSRAPDDVRGRLTNLRRGIQQGRQAGTGQTGSYPTHQQER from the coding sequence GTGCAGGGACGTTTCAAGAGGGATGGCAGCAGCGCTGCGGCGGAGCCGGAGCGCGGCGGGACCGACCGCGGCTCCTCGGCCCAGCACGCCCAGAACCCCGGGCAGGTACCGTCCGGCGACAACGGCCCCGGAGCCGTGCGCGGAGCCGGCGGCGTGAGTCTGCCCACGGCCTCCCCGGCATCGGGCAGTACGACGGGCACCGTGAAGTCGCCCACAGGACCCGGCTCGCGAATAGCCCTGCGCAACTGGCGCATCTCCACCCGCCTCGTCTCGCTGCTCGCGCTCCCCGTGATCACAGCGACCTCCCTGGGCGCGCTCCGCATCAACGAGTCCATGGACGAGATCCAGCAGCTCAACAACATGAAGCTGCTGACCGACATGACCAAGCGCGCCACCGAGCTGGCCTCCGCGCTCCAGGAGGAGCGCGACCGCTCGGCAGGCCCCCTCGCGCACGGCGCGAACTCCTCGGACTACGTGGTCAAGGGCGCCCGGCAGAAGACCGACCGCGCCTACAACCGCTTCCTGCAGGAGACGCAGGACCTCGACAACACCGACGGCGACAAGGGTCTCCTCGGCGTCCGCGCCAACACCGTCGAGATCACCCAGCAGCTCCAGAAGATCAACGACGTACGCAAGAACGCCTACGACGACGAGAACTCCACGTCGCAGACGGTCGATGCCTACAGCCAGCTCATCGAGCAGCTGCTCACCCTGTCCTCGGACATGGCGCAGGCGACCAGCAATCCGGACATGATCCAGCGCACCCGCGCCCTGACGGCCTTCTCCTCCGCCAAGGAGTACGCCTCGGTGCAGCGTGCCGTGATCGCTGCCTCGCTCCCAGCCGGTGACAACACCTTCGGTAAAATCTCCGAGACCGACCGGCGCTACGGCTGGTCCGCGCTCGACAAGGAGAACTCCGAACTGGATGCCTTCAAGGGCATCTACTCGGGCAATCCCGACGAGCTCACCAAGCCCATCGACGGCGGCAACTCCTCCATCAAGGGCGCCGACTCCTACGCCAAGCGTGTGCTTGAGCAGGAGGGCGGCATCAAGCTCCAGGACAAGCGCTCGTACAAGGACTGGGTCGACAACGACACCACCAAGATCGACGCGATGTCCAAGATCGAGCTCACGCTGCTCAACGAGATGGAGCAGAAGGCCCGAGAGCTGCGCAACGAGTCCGAGCAGGCGGCCATCCTCAACGGTGCGCTGATCCTGCTCGTCCTCGGTGTCTCGCTCGTCGGCGCCTTCGTCGTGGCCCGGTCCATGATCCGCTCGCTGCGGCGCCTCCAGGACACCGCGACCAAGGTCGCCCAGGACCGGCTGCCCGAGCTCGTCAAGCAGCTCTCCGAGGCCGACCCGCAGGACGTCGACACCTCCGTCGAGTCCGTCGGTGTGCACTCCAGGGACGAGATCGGCCAGGTGGCCGCGGCCTTCGACGACGTGCACCGCGAGGCCGTCCGCCTCGCCGCCGAGCAGGCGTTGCTGCGAGGCAACGTCAACGCGATGTTCACCAACCTGTCGAGGCGTTCGCAGGGTCTTATCCAGCGCCAGCTCTCGCTCATCTCCGAGCTGGAGTCGCGCGAGGCCGACCCCGACCAGCTCTCCTCGCTGTTCAAGCTCGACCACCTCGCGACCCGCATGCGCCGTAACGGCGAGAACCTCCTCGTTCTCGCCGGTGAAGAGCCCGGCCGCCGGTGGACCCGGCCCGTCCCGCTCGTCGACGTGCTGCGTGCCGCCGCGTCCGAGGTGGAGCAGTACGAGCGCATCGAACTCTCCGCGGTCCCGACGACCGAGGTCGCCGGACGCGTGGTCAACGACCTCGTGCACCTGCTCGCCGAGCTCCTGGAGAACGCGACGTCGTTCTCCTCGCCGCAGACCAAGGTCAAGGTCACCGGTCACGCGCTGCCCGACGGGCGTGTGCTGATCGAGATCCACGACACGGGCATCGGCCTCTCGCCCGAGGACCTCGCCGCGATCAACGAGCGGCTCGCGTCGCCGCCCACCGTGGACGTCTCGGTCTCGCGCCGCATGGGTCTGTTCGTGGTCGGCCGTCTGTCGCAGCGTCACGGCATCCGCATCCAGCTCCGTCCTTCGGACTCCGGCGGTACGACCGCGCTCGTCATGCTGCCCATCGATGTCGCCCAGGGCGGCAAGAAGGCGCCGAACAAGCCCGGTGCGCCCGCCCCCGGCCAGAGCGGTGGCCCCGTCGCCGCGCAGGCCTCGGCGGGTGCCGCTGCCGCGCGTCGCGGAGTCGGCGCCGGGAACGGTGGCGGAAACGGTGCGCCCGGCTCGGGTCCCGCGGGCTCCCAGGGCAGGCTCGGCGCCGGTCCGCCTCGTGGTCAGGTCACGGGCTCGGGGCCGCGTGCCGCACTGCCTTCGCGCGACGGGGGGCCGCGTGCCGGTTCGCCGTCCGCTCCGGCGGGCCCGTCGGGTCAGCAGCCTCCCCGGCAGGGACAGCCCGGCCAGGGCGCCTCGGCCGGTACCGGTGGCAGTCTCTTCGGGGGCGGGCAAGGCGGACAGGGTGGACAGGCCGGGCAGGGTGGTGGTCGCGGTCAGGCTTCCGCGCCGCAGCCTCCCGTGCCCCAGCAGCGTACGAACCCGGTGAACCCCGCAGGTCCCGCGAAGCCCTCCGGACCCGCGAACGACGCCGGGGGCCAGGGGCACAGGCCGCAGCTGCCGCCGCGCGGTGGTCCGCGTGCCGAGCTTCCCGGGGGCAACCCGCAGCCGCGCGTGCCCAGTTGGAGCGACGAGAACGCGCAGCCGCAGATCTCGCGGGAGCCGTTCGACACCCCGCGTGGGCACGAGGAGCCGGAGTCCACCGGACAGTTCCCGCACCCCGCGGCCGGCGCCTCCGCGCAGGGCCCCGGTTCGACCGCCGAGTTCGCCCGGCCGGACTTCAACGGGCCGCCGCCCGGTACGGGTTCGCCGCAGCAGGGCGGCCAGGGCCAGCAGGGCACCGGGCAGTTCGTCCGCCCGGACGTCTTCGGCGGCCAGGACTCCTCCTCGTCCTCCGGTACGGGGCAGTTCCAGCGTCCCGGCACCAGCGCCCCCGGCTACAACAACGGCGGTACGCCGGGTGCCGGTGCCCCGCAGCAGCAGCGCGGTGGCCGTGACGCGGGCGACGCGCCTGGGCGTGGTCAGGGTCCGGCTCAGGGTCAGGGTCCGGCTCAGGGTCAGGGCCCGGGTCAGGGTCAGGGTCAGGGCCCGGGTCAGCAGGGCCTCCCGCCGGTTCCGCAGCAGCCCTCCCAGCCCCAGCAGCCCGTACAGCCGGAGGGCCTGCCGCCCGCCGGTCCCGGTGACGGCCGTACCCCGCTGTTCGACACGCTGGAGACCAACTGGTTCCAGCAGCAGCAACAGCAGCAGCAAGGGCACCAGCCGCCCCAGGGCAGCGCCCCCGAGCAGCAGCAGCCCCAGCGGCCGCAGCGCCCGCAGGCCTCGTCGCCCTCCTCGCCCCTCCCGTCGAGGCCGCAGGCACAGAGGCCGCAGGCACAGCAGCCGCAGAACCCGGCCGCTCCCCAGCGGCCGGCCCCCGCCTCCAACGGCACCGGCGGCGGAACCGGCGGCAACGTCACGAACGGCAGCGCCGCATCCTGGCGCACCTCGCCCAACGACGAGCTGGGCCGCCAGGCCGAGCGCGTCCGGCAGCCGTCCGCCGGTGGCGTCACCACGTCCGGCCTGCCGCGCCGCGTACCGCGAGCCAACCTCGTCGCGGGCACCGCACAGCAGCAGCAGGACAGCACAGGTCCGCAGGTCTCGCGTGCGCCCGACGACGTGCGCGGCCGGCTGACGAATCTCCGTCGGGGCATCCAGCAGGGTCGCCAGGCCGGTACCGGCCAGACCGGCAGCTACCCCACTCACCAGCAGGAGCGTTAG
- a CDS encoding HAD family hydrolase — protein sequence MPIKAVVWDIDDTIFDYAHADTTGMHAHLTAEGLIERYETAERALDLWKEVTERHWARFSAGGVEFQAQRRDRVRDFLGAVLSDQEADAWFERYLTHYESAWTLFPDTVPVLDALADDYRHAVLSNSALIVQDRKLRVLGVRDRFESVLCAAELGVSKPAAEAFLAVCTAMGLAPEEVAYVGDQPEIDARGARDAGLLGIWLDRNSAAQEGPSGVHRITRLTELPPLLRADTRFGAPSTFG from the coding sequence ATGCCGATCAAAGCCGTGGTCTGGGACATCGACGACACGATCTTCGATTACGCGCACGCCGACACCACCGGCATGCACGCCCACCTCACCGCCGAAGGCCTCATCGAGCGGTACGAGACCGCCGAGCGCGCCCTGGACCTGTGGAAAGAGGTCACCGAGCGCCACTGGGCACGCTTCAGCGCCGGAGGGGTCGAGTTCCAGGCGCAGCGCCGCGACCGCGTGCGCGACTTCCTGGGTGCCGTCCTGAGCGACCAGGAGGCGGACGCCTGGTTCGAGCGTTACCTCACACATTACGAATCCGCCTGGACCCTCTTCCCCGACACCGTCCCCGTCCTCGACGCCCTCGCCGACGACTACCGCCACGCGGTCCTGTCCAACTCCGCCCTGATCGTCCAGGACCGCAAGCTGCGCGTCCTCGGTGTGCGCGACCGCTTCGAGTCCGTCCTGTGCGCCGCCGAACTCGGCGTCTCCAAGCCTGCGGCTGAGGCCTTCCTCGCGGTGTGCACGGCGATGGGGCTCGCGCCCGAGGAAGTGGCCTACGTGGGGGACCAGCCGGAGATCGACGCACGAGGCGCCCGTGACGCGGGTCTTCTCGGGATCTGGCTCGACCGCAACAGCGCGGCCCAGGAAGGCCCGTCGGGCGTGCACCGCATCACGCGTCTCACCGAGCTGCCGCCGCTGCTCCGCGCCGATACCCGTTTTGGAGCGCCGTCCACCTTCGGGTAA
- a CDS encoding MerR family transcriptional regulator, whose amino-acid sequence MRLAELSTRSGVSTATIKYYLREGLLPPGRRVSATQAEYDETHLRRLRLVRALIQVGRVPIASAREVLTALEDDSLDHNSRLGTAVWALPHGPEPDADDPATETARQTVDALLDRLDWRFSQGYGPDSPAYGMLVTAVGTLARLGYPCTVDDLAPYARSAGQLAVADLDLVERHESPDEQLEAAVALTVLYEPVLLSLRRLAQAEESNRRYGQEN is encoded by the coding sequence ATGAGACTGGCGGAGCTCAGCACGCGCAGCGGGGTCTCGACGGCCACGATCAAGTACTACCTGCGCGAGGGCCTGCTCCCGCCGGGCCGCCGCGTGAGCGCGACGCAGGCCGAGTACGACGAGACACACCTGCGGCGGCTTCGCCTCGTCCGGGCGCTCATCCAGGTGGGGCGGGTGCCGATCGCGTCCGCCCGGGAGGTGCTCACCGCGCTGGAGGACGACTCCCTTGACCACAACTCCCGTCTGGGCACGGCGGTCTGGGCGCTCCCCCACGGCCCCGAGCCGGACGCCGACGATCCGGCGACGGAGACGGCACGCCAGACGGTGGACGCCCTCCTCGACCGGCTCGACTGGCGTTTCAGCCAGGGGTACGGACCCGATTCACCGGCGTACGGCATGCTCGTGACCGCGGTCGGGACGCTCGCCCGGCTCGGATACCCCTGCACAGTGGACGACTTGGCGCCGTACGCGCGCTCCGCCGGTCAACTGGCCGTTGCCGACTTGGACTTGGTGGAGCGTCACGAGTCGCCCGACGAACAGCTGGAGGCGGCGGTCGCCCTCACCGTGCTGTACGAGCCGGTCCTGCTGAGCCTGCGCAGGCTCGCCCAGGCCGAGGAGTCCAACCGCCGCTACGGGCAGGAGAATTGA
- the gltX gene encoding glutamate--tRNA ligase, whose protein sequence is MANATPVRVRFCPSPTGNPHVGLVRTALFNWAYARHNEGSLVFRIEDTDAARDSEESYEQLLDSMRWLGFDWDEGPEVGGPHAPYRQSQRMDIYQDVAKKLLDAGRAYYCYCSTEELDTRREAARAAGKPSGYDGHCRDLTTEQRAAYETEGRKPIVRFRMPDETITFTDLVRGEITYQPENVPDYGIVRANGAPLYTLVNPVDDALMEITHVLRGEDLLSSTPRQIALYKALTDLGIAKVTPAFGHLPYVMGEGNKKLSKRDPQASLNLYRERGFLPEGLLNYLSLLGWSFSADQDVFSIPDMVAKFDLADVNANPARFDLKKAEAINADHIRMLDVKAFATACEPWLKAPHANWVPESFDQAAWEAIAPHAQTRIKVLSEITENVDFLFLDKPVEDEASWTKAMGKGDPAALLTTARAKLDAADWTSPESLKEAVLAAGEEHGLKLGKAQAPVRVAVTGRTVGLPLFESLEILGKEKSLTRIDAALAKLAA, encoded by the coding sequence GTGGCTAACGCGACCCCCGTACGCGTACGGTTCTGTCCCTCGCCGACCGGCAACCCCCACGTGGGCCTGGTCCGCACCGCTCTCTTCAACTGGGCCTACGCCCGGCACAACGAGGGCTCCCTGGTCTTCCGCATCGAGGACACCGACGCGGCTCGCGACTCGGAGGAGTCGTACGAGCAGCTGCTCGACTCGATGCGCTGGCTGGGCTTCGACTGGGACGAGGGCCCCGAGGTCGGCGGCCCGCACGCGCCGTACCGCCAGTCGCAGCGCATGGACATCTACCAGGACGTCGCCAAGAAGCTCCTGGACGCCGGCCGCGCGTACTACTGCTACTGCTCCACAGAGGAGCTGGACACCCGCCGCGAGGCCGCGCGCGCCGCCGGCAAGCCGTCCGGCTACGACGGCCACTGCCGCGACCTCACGACCGAGCAGCGTGCCGCGTACGAGACGGAGGGCCGCAAGCCCATCGTCCGCTTCCGCATGCCCGACGAGACGATCACGTTCACGGACCTGGTCCGCGGCGAGATCACGTACCAGCCGGAGAACGTCCCGGACTACGGCATCGTCCGCGCCAACGGAGCACCGCTCTACACCCTGGTGAACCCGGTCGACGACGCCCTGATGGAGATCACCCACGTCCTGCGCGGCGAGGACCTGCTCTCCTCGACCCCGCGCCAGATCGCGCTCTACAAGGCGCTGACCGACCTGGGCATCGCCAAGGTGACCCCGGCCTTCGGCCACCTCCCGTACGTCATGGGCGAGGGCAACAAGAAGCTGAGCAAGCGCGACCCCCAGGCCTCGCTCAACCTCTACCGCGAGCGAGGCTTCCTCCCCGAGGGCCTCCTTAACTACCTGTCCCTCCTGGGCTGGTCGTTCTCCGCGGACCAGGACGTCTTCTCGATCCCGGACATGGTCGCCAAGTTCGACCTCGCGGACGTGAACGCCAACCCGGCCCGCTTCGACCTGAAGAAGGCCGAGGCGATCAACGCCGACCACATCCGCATGCTGGACGTGAAGGCGTTCGCGACGGCGTGCGAGCCGTGGCTGAAGGCCCCGCACGCCAACTGGGTCCCCGAGAGCTTCGACCAGGCGGCCTGGGAAGCCATCGCGCCCCACGCCCAGACCCGCATCAAGGTCCTCTCCGAGATCACGGAGAACGTGGACTTCCTCTTCCTCGACAAGCCCGTCGAGGACGAGGCGTCCTGGACGAAGGCCATGGGCAAGGGCGACCCTGCCGCGCTCCTGACGACGGCCCGCGCCAAGCTCGACGCCGCCGACTGGACCTCGCCCGAGTCCCTCAAGGAGGCCGTCCTGGCCGCCGGCGAGGAGCACGGCCTGAAGCTCGGCAAGGCCCAGGCCCCGGTCCGCGTCGCAGTCACCGGCCGCACGGTCGGCCTGCCCCTCTTCGAGTCCCTGGAGATCCTGGGCAAGGAAAAGTCGCTGACCCGCATCGACGCGGCCCTGGCGAAGCTGGCCGCGTAA
- a CDS encoding fumarylacetoacetate hydrolase family protein encodes MRIARFSIDGNVAFGAVEGESPPGTTDGLVLDIIKGIPFADFELSGTKVPLSKVRLLPPVLPNKVVGIGRNYADHAAELGNEVPDVPVAFFKPSTSVIGPGDAIAYPSFSQEVHYEAELAVVIGRMCREVPRERARDVILGYTCANDVTARDVQKRENQWARAKGFDSSCPLGPWVETDLDPSDLTIQCTVNGEQRQLGRTAEMVRSIEDLIVHISEAMTLLPGDVILTGTPAGVGPLNVGDEVAVTIEGIGTLTNKVIKRG; translated from the coding sequence TTGCGCATCGCCAGGTTCTCCATCGACGGCAACGTCGCCTTCGGCGCGGTCGAGGGCGAAAGCCCCCCCGGAACGACCGATGGGCTCGTCCTCGACATCATCAAGGGCATCCCGTTCGCGGACTTCGAGCTCTCCGGCACGAAGGTCCCGCTGAGCAAGGTCAGGCTGCTGCCTCCGGTGCTCCCCAACAAGGTCGTGGGCATCGGCCGCAACTACGCGGACCACGCGGCGGAACTCGGCAACGAGGTCCCGGACGTCCCCGTCGCGTTCTTCAAGCCGTCGACCTCGGTGATCGGCCCCGGCGACGCCATCGCGTACCCCTCCTTCTCGCAGGAGGTGCACTACGAGGCCGAGCTGGCCGTGGTCATCGGCCGCATGTGCCGCGAGGTCCCGCGCGAGCGCGCCCGTGACGTCATCCTCGGCTACACCTGCGCCAACGACGTCACCGCGCGTGACGTACAGAAGCGCGAGAACCAGTGGGCAAGGGCCAAGGGCTTCGACAGCTCCTGCCCGCTCGGCCCCTGGGTGGAGACCGACCTCGACCCCTCCGACCTCACCATCCAGTGCACGGTCAACGGCGAACAGCGCCAGCTGGGGCGTACGGCCGAGATGGTCCGCTCCATCGAGGACCTGATCGTGCACATCTCCGAGGCCATGACGCTGCTCCCGGGCGACGTCATCCTCACGGGCACCCCGGCAGGGGTCGGCCCCCTCAACGTCGGCGACGAGGTCGCCGTCACCATCGAAGGCATCGGCACTCTCACCAACAAGGTGATCAAGCGTGGCTAA
- a CDS encoding DUF4188 domain-containing protein, whose protein sequence is MTADAQGQVTVFNIGMRINNFRALRSWWPVFRAMPRMLKELSQDRESGMLGYQLLLGGARVLYVVQYWESSEKLLAYASAQGKEHRPAWAAFNRRMQEGKGKVGFWHETYVVPEGAHEAVYINMPEFGLGAAVGVVPVGRRGDRAADRLKMA, encoded by the coding sequence ATGACAGCCGACGCGCAGGGCCAGGTCACCGTCTTCAACATCGGGATGCGCATCAACAACTTCCGTGCCCTGCGCAGCTGGTGGCCCGTCTTCCGCGCGATGCCGCGGATGCTCAAGGAGCTGTCCCAGGACCGCGAGAGCGGGATGCTCGGCTATCAACTGCTGCTCGGCGGGGCGCGGGTCCTGTACGTCGTGCAGTACTGGGAGTCGTCCGAGAAGCTGCTCGCCTACGCGTCCGCGCAGGGCAAGGAGCACCGGCCCGCCTGGGCCGCGTTCAACCGGCGGATGCAGGAGGGCAAGGGGAAGGTCGGCTTCTGGCACGAGACGTATGTCGTGCCCGAGGGCGCCCATGAGGCGGTGTACATCAACATGCCGGAGTTCGGCCTGGGTGCGGCCGTCGGTGTGGTGCCGGTGGGCCGCAGGGGAGACAGGGCCGCGGACCGCCTCAAGATGGCCTGA